One Anaerohalosphaeraceae bacterium genomic window, AGAACAGAACAACCGTTTCGAGCGTCATCCAGCAGGCCAGCAGAAAGACCGCTCCGCCCAATCCGCACAGCAGCCAGTTTTTCTGCCGAATGTAGCTGAGTTCATTGAGCACCATCGCCCAGCCGGTCAGGACCAGCATAATCAGACAGGGCAGAGCGGCAACAATGAATTTCCATCCGCCTTTTTGTTTGAGATACATGGTGACGACAAGCAAAGCCAGGGCAGCCATCAGCTGGTTGACGGTTCCGAACAGCGGCCACAGCCGCAGGGCCCCCTTGGCATCGGCGCCGAAGGAGATGGTTCCGCCGGAGGTGTTGATAAACGCCACGGCGGCCGCCGTCAAAACCGCCAGCGTCGTGGCGGTCCAGCGGTCGGCCAGTCGTGGAAGCTTAAAATCCGCCGCCAATTCGCCGATGACGTACCGTTGGATGCGCACGGCGGTATCCATCGTTGTGCCGGCGAACGAGGACACAAAGACACCCACGATGGCCGCTCCGAGCACGGCAGGAATTCCCAGGGCTGCCAGCATATTCGAGGCCCCGACAACCACGGGCTGAAGGTTGTTTCCCAATCCGCGGCCCTCCATCCAGCCGGTGTAGAACTGCTCCCACGCAGCCCGTCCGGTCAGCCCGCCGCTGCCGATTCCAAGACCGGCGGCAATGCAGATAATGACCAGGACGGCCAGCATTCCCTCTACCAGCATGGACCCGTATCCGATGAAACGGGCGTCCGTCTCCCGGGCAATCTGTTTGGGGCTTGTTCCGCTGGCAACCAGCGAGTGAAAGCCGCTGATAGCGCCGCAGGCAATCGTCACAAACATCATCGGCAGCAGCGGCGGGACATCTGCAAATCTCGGATGATAGGCCGGTGCCGAGAGGTGAAAGTTTTCGAAACGAAACGCCGCCGCCGGAACCGACAGGCCGAGCAGCATCATAATCAGAAACAGCTGCCAGGCATTGATGTAATCGCGCGGCTGAAGCAGGGTCGTCACCGGCAGCGTGGACGCAAACCAGCAGTAAACCAGAAGAATGATGGTCCAGGTTCCGGTAGAGGGGATCGGCCAGGAATCCAGAAAAGCAAAAACTCCATGGCCGTATCGGCTTTTCCAGAAACCCTCCAACCAAGCTCCAAGAGCAACCGAAGCGTACATTGCCGTCACGGCCAGAAAGGTTGAAAATGTCAGGGGAGCATTCTTTTTATAAATAGCCCAGCCGAGAAGGACGGCAATCGGAATCTGCAGCCAGATGGCCAGAATGCATTCCGGGTATAATTTAAACACCGTAGCAATCACCACCCCGAAAATGGCGATGATAATCAGCAAGGCCAGGAAGACAATCAGAAAGAAGATCAGGCGTACACGGGGATTGATATAGCGGGCAGCGATTTCCGAGATGCTTTTGCCTTCATTGCGGAGGGAAATGACGAGTGTGCCGAAATCGTGGACGGCGCCCATGAAAATGCAGCCGATGGTTACCCAAAGGATGGCCGGCAGCCACCCCCAGATGATGCCGATGGCCGGTCCGACAATCGGTCCGGTGCCGGCGATGGAGGTAAAGTGATGGCCGAAAATGACTTCTTTGCGGGAGGGCACATAGTCCACTCCATCCTGAAACTCCCGACTGGGGACAGGAGCATCCGGATTGAGCCGAAAGATTTTTCGAGCCAGAAACCGCCCGTAGGTATGATAGGCAATTACATATCCGACCCCGCAAATGAGCATGAGCAGCAGCGCATCCATGACTTTCACTCCTGAAAGGGTTTGTTTCCCTTGTTTTTAAATGTTATTCTACTTCTTGTCCGCAGACTTTTTCAAGAAAGGATTTGCCCTGCTGGTACAGCTGAAGGCGAGCATCGATTTGGGACAGCAGTGTTGTATTTTTTTCCTGTTGAGCCAGATGCCGTGCTTGCCGGGCGGCGGCAGCCGCCTGCGAAAAATCCCCGACGGCGGCATAGGCGGCGGCTGTCAGCAGATGCAGCAGAAGACTGGCCAGATGATGGCCGGCCGGATGCAGACCGAACAATTCCACATCCGCCATATGGCTCAAAAGGGTCAGAGGGTGCCAGTTGCCCAGAAAAACTGTTGTGAAGGCCCAGCGAATCGATTCGAAAGTCAGCCAGCGGAACGCGGAATTTACAAAGAGAAAGAAGCCGCCTCCGCGGAATGGACAGGTTGGACTCGGGTGTATGTTCTCTCATTGGTTTTGCCGGTACAATTCCTGTTTTCGTTCCTGGAGCTGCTTTTCCAGAAGATTCAGTCGGATAAACAGAGTCGGGAATTTCTTGGGCTCGCAAAGACACTGGGCCTTGTTCAGCAGCGATTCAGCTTTCGGAAAATTCCCGACAGCCAGATAAAGCCGGGCCAGGGACTCCAGCAGAAACGGGTTTTCCGTAATGGACAGTTGTTCGGCCTTCAAAAGGAGCTGTTCCGACTTTTCGTAATTTTGCAGTTGCAGCGCTATCCTGCCCAAACCGTGGTAAGCGTCGGCTGATTCCGGATACAGCCGGAGCAGTCTTTCATACTGCTCGGCGGCTTCCTGATAAAGACCGGCGTCTTCCAGCTCTTTTCCATAGTAAATCCACACAATCGGGTTGTTCTCCGTCACCTTTGCTGCGCGGGCGAACAGAGAAAGACTGTCTTTCCAGGACAGAGAAACAGTCCAGCTGCAGACAAGCAGAAACACGCAGGCGGCCGCCGACAGTCCAGCCAGGGCAAAACGAAGACGCTTGGCGGACCACAAGGGAACCCCGAATCCGTGAACCACCATCAGCCCAATCCCCAGACTCGGCAGATAGGTATAACGGTCTGCCATCGACTGAAGCCCGATCTGGACAAGTCCGATGACCGGTACCAGGGTTCCAATGTACCAAAGCCAACCCATCCAGACGGAAGGGCGGGTTTTTTGAAAACGTAAGAAACACGCCGTACAGACGGATAAAAAAACAAAGGCGCTCAGCACGGTCCACGGAATGTCTTGCGGGTGATAAATCGGATAAAAGAAAGACAGCTTCGTCGGCCAAAAAAGATGCTTCAGATACTGCACATAAGACACAGCGGCATTCAGAACGCGGAATGACAGCGGAAACGTTTCGGCGGAAATGACGGCGCCGCCGGCTTGCTGGGCATAAAAGGCCATTCCGGAGAACACAATCGTCAGAAAGAAAAAGGGAATTTTTTCCCAGATGACGCAACGGCGCAGTCCCCTCGAATCCGTCAGCCGTTTCAGCGGCCAGTAATCGGCCAGCAGGAAAACGAAGGGCCAGGTCACGAGCATCGATTTGGACAGAAGACCCAGCAGGAGCAGAAACCAGGCCGCCCACAGGAGTTTTTTCTTTTCCGAACGGGCGTAGTAGGTGTAGGCAATCAGCGACAGCAGGCCGAAGAAACCGCTTAAGACATCTTTGCGCTCGGATATCCAGATGACGGATTCCGCCCGCAGCGGATGAATCCCCCACAGAAGGGCAATCAGAAAAGCGGCCCAGAATCGACGGGTCCACAGGGAAAAGAGCCACAGGCAAAGAAGCGCATTGGCCGTGTGGAGCAGCAGATTGGTCAGATGGTATCCGCGGGGGCCGGTTCCGAACAGGCTGGTGTCGGCCATATAGCTCACCCAGGTCAGAGGGTGCCAGTTGGCCATTTCGACGGTTGTAAAGGCCCAAAGGATGCCCCGAAGGGAAAGGCCGCCGGTGACATGTTCATTAGCAAAAACGTAAAACGGGTCATCGATGCAGATAAAATCGGAGGACAGCGCTTCGCTGAAGGCCTGGAAGCTGAGCAAGGCCAAAACAGCCGCCGCCAGCACGCGTATTATTCTGTCTGGATGCACAAGAGAGGTCTTTCTGAGAGAAAACAGAGCATTTTGTTCCTGCGCAGACGTCATCTTTGTCGGATTTTTCAGAAGAGGCGCTCAACCCTTCTGCAGGATAAATGAAAAAGTTTATTCATCTTCTTTTTTCCGGCTCTCTTTCGGGCGCAGGAGGAGCCGGATGGGCACCTCCTCGATGCCGAGCAGTTCGCCGAAGCGGTGGACCAGATAGCGCTGGTAGGCCGGGTCAAACAGGTTGATGCGGTTGACAAACAGCAGCAGCGTAACCGGCCGGGTCGCCACCTGCGTCGCATAATAAATCTTCGGGACAATCCCGCGGCTGTGTCCGCCCGCCTTTTCCTCTTCAATCAGCCGCACGGCCTTGTTCAGCTTGGCCGTCGGCACCTCCAGCGAGGCCTGCTTGAACAGCTCCATCGCCAAATCCAGCACGCTCTGCACGTTTTTGCCTTCCAGGGCTGTGGTAAAGGCAATCGGGGCCCTCCGAAGACCGGTCATCGCTTTTTCCAGATAGTCGGCATAATCCTGCGAACCGGCCCGGTCTTTGGCCAAATCCCATTTGTTGATAACCAGAATGCAGGGCTTGTATTCCTCCTGAATCAGGTGGGCCAGTTTTTTATCCACTTCCGAGACCGGCTCTGTGGCATCCATCACCAGCAGAACCACATCCGCCCGCCGAATGCTCTTGATGACGCGTGTGTAGCCGTAAAACTCAATGTCGTTCTGCATCCGGCTCTTCTTGCGGACGCCGGCCGTATCGATGATGATGAAGCACTTGCCGTCCTTTTCGAAGCGGACATCCACGGCATCGCGGGTTGTCCCCGGGATTTCGCTGGTAATCACCCGCGGCTGTCCGACGACGGCGTTCAGAAAGGTGCTTTTGCCGACATTGCGTCGTCCGACGATGGCCAGTTTCATCACGGCCTCTTTCGGAGTTTCCGCGGGCAGATGGGCAAGGGCCTCCACAATGCGGTCCAGCAGCTCCGTTCGGTTGATTTTCTGCTCGGCGGATACGCAAATCGGCAGGCCGAACCCGAGCGGGGCAAAGTCGGCGGCAGCGGAAAAAAGAGACGGCGTATCCGCTTTGTTCGCTGCCAGAATAACCGGCAGATTGTGCTTGCGCAGCAGCACGGCGATTTCCTCATCCAGCGGTGTCAGCCCCTGACGAATATCCACCAGAAAAATCACCAGATTGGCACTGCTGATGGCCTGAAAAATCTGGTTTTCGATGTGCTCTTCCAGAGCATCCGAGTCCACAATGCCGTATCCGCCGGTATCCACCAGTTCGAAATAGCGGTCTTTGTGGCACAGGATGGTGCTGATGCGGTCGCGCGTGACCCCCGCCGTCGGGTCCACAATACTGATGCGGCGGCCTGCCAGCGAATTGAGCAGACTGCTTTTGCCGACGTTGGGACGTCCGATGATGGCTGCGACCGGTAGAGCCATGGGTTGTAAATCTCCGCGAAAAAAGATTTTGGATTCGTCGATTCCGGATTATACTTGTTTCCGTCCCGTTTTCAAGATAACGCATCGATTCTGCCGATGGGACAGAAGAAAATCGCTGCAGGAAAATCTATGGAGCGTGAACGGAAAAGAAAGCCCTGCCCTTTTTGCGGAGAGCAGATTCTGGCGGACGCCGTCAAGTGCCGCTGGTGCCGCGAGTTTTTGACCGAGGAGGATGATTCCCTTCCGGTTTCCCATCATGCAGGCGGGTTTCATCGGGCCGGCAAAAACGATTCGCAGGGTGCGCCCCAGCCGTCCCAAAAGCCCCAAAGACCCACGGAAACCTTTTGCCTCTATCCTTCCGTGTGGGGGGCCGCCTCAACCCTGTTTGGGGCAGGCCTGGCCGTACTTTTTGGGTTGTTTTTAATGGTGTATCCGTTTTCCAGTCTGATTGCCGAACTGTTCGATTCCCGGCCGTATCCGCCGCAGATTCTCCTGGCGATTCGCCTGCTGGGGGGGCTGCTGGCCGCGGCGGCTGTTCTGAAGACGGCCGTTCGGATTCTTTGTCTTAAAAGCATTTCCTATCAAATCAGCCCTGACCGCATCGAGTGGAGACGCGGCCTCTTGAGCCGCAAAGTGGACAATCTCGACATGTTTCGGGTTGTGGATATCAAAATGCACCGTTCCTTGTCAGATCGGCTGTTCGGAATCGGTCGAATCACCCTCATTACGAACGACAAAACCGACCCGACATTCAAATTTGAAAAAATCCGCCGACCCTGGCGGGTTTATGATTATATCAAAGCTGCTTCTCTGGCCGCCGACCGCAAACAGGGCGTCGTTCATCTGGAATAAAGTTAACGAGAGCAGGGCCGGAAGGCGCCCGGATAATGTCGAATCTCCACCGGGCCGCAAGGGGGAAGAATCACCGTAATAACATCGAACCGCAAAGGGCTCTCCGAGAGGTCGTATTGTCTCAGGAAGCACTTTGCGGTCCGAATCAGTTTCTGCTGTTTGGCGAAGGTCACGGCGGAAACGGCCGGGGCATAATCCTCGCTGCGTCGGGTTTTGACCTCCACAAAGGCCACCATGCCGTTTCGGTCGGCGGCAATCAGGTCGATTTCGCCGCCGCCGAAAGCAAAGTTCCGCGCCACCGTCCGCCAGCCGTTTTTCCGCAGGAACCGTTCGGCCTGACGCTGTCCCCATCGGCCCAGCTTGTGCGGGTCCGCCAGGAGACGCTTTCGTCCGCCGAACAGGTCCATCGGGTTCGTTCCGTCCGGTTAGACGGGTGTGGTGTGCTTGCTGGCTCTCTGAGACAGCCGAACACCCTTGCCGCTGCGCTGCCGCAGGTAGTACAGCTTGGCCCGGCGCACCTTGCCGCTGCGCACCGGTTTGATGTCCACCACGTTCGGAGAGTGCAGCGGGAAGGTCCGTTCCACGCCCTCATCATTGACAATCCGCCGGACCGTGAACATCTCGTTCATGCCGCGGCCCTTGCGGGAAATGACGACGCCGGTAAACACCTGGATGCGGGATTTGCCGCCTTCTTCAATGCGGCAGTGCACATCCACCGTATCGCCGATTTCAAAATACGGAATCTCTTTCTTTCGGCTTTTGCTTTCTGCAATTTCTATCAAATCTTTCTTCACGGAACTATCTCCTGTTTTTTTATCCAGAATGTTGACTGTTGTTCATTCGGGCCTCGTACTTCTGCCAGAGGTCCGGCCGAAACTGTCTGGTTCGTTCAAGGCGCTGCTGATTTCGCCACTGGGCAATCCGTCCGTGGTCGCCGCTGAGGAGAATCTCGGGCACTTTCATCCCTTCAAACTCCTCCGGCCGGGTGTACTGGGGATACTCCAGCAGTCCGTCGCGGAACGATTCATCCTCGGCGGACCCTTCATCGCCCAGCGCTCCCTCCAGCAGGCGAACGACGGCGTCGATAATGACCATCGCCGGCAGCTCCCCGCCCGTCAGGACGTAATCGCCGATGGACAGCTGTTCCGCCCCCAGCCCGATGCGAATCCGCTCATCGAAGCCCTCGTAGCGTCCGGCAATCAGAATGAGCCGGTTCTCACGGGCCAGCTCGACGGCCTTGTCCTGCGTGAACAGGGTTCCCTGCGGCGTCAGCAGGATGACTCGTCCGGGCTGCGGATGCTGCTGCCGGACGTGCCGGAAGGCGTCAAACACCGGCTGGCACATCATCACCATTCCGGGACCGCCGCCGTAGGGCTTGTCGTCCACCTTTCGGTATTTGTCCGTGGTGAAATCTCGAATATTCCAAAGAGCAATGTCTGCAATGCCCTGCTGCTGCGCCCGCTTGAGAATCGAATGACTCAGCGGTGAGTCAAACATCTCCGGAAACAGAGTCAGGACATCGATTCGCATACGGAATCAGGACTATTCGCCGCCTTCTTTCTTTTCAGACAGCAGACCGGCGGCGATTTTTTCGGCCTTCGTAAACGGCAGGCCTTTTTTGCGGGCGATTTCCAGGGCCCGCTGGCGCCGTTTCAGTTTTTCTTCATACTGCGGACAGGTGATGCCCTGTTTCTTGAGAATCTCGGCGACCGTGTCCGATGTGCCGGCTCCCTGTCCAATCCAGAACTTCACCCGTTCGAGATTGAGCACCACCTGCTTGGCGGGGTCTTTCTCAATCGGGTCATAGTGGCCGAGTTTTTCGAGGATTCGGCCGTCGCGCGGCGTGCGGACTTCCACGGCATTAATCCGGTAGAAGGGCCGGTGCCGGCGACCCATTCGGGTCATTCTGATTTTGACTGCCATACGTCGTTCCTTTCTTTCCTTGTATAATCAATTTTCGCCGTCGGCCCGATGCCGAAGGCAAAACAGGTTTCCGGTTCAATCCGGTCGCACTTCTCCGCGGCCCGCCGCTTTCCTTTTCTCGAGGGCGTAGCCGTTCAGGAAAATCGCCAGCAGGGCCGGGTCCGCGCCGGCCTCCTGGGCCAGCTGTTCCGTTCGGGCCTGACTGAGCCGCTCGGCGTTTTCTCTTTCCTGCGGCGTCATCCGGGCCACCGCCCGGGCCAGCTGTTCGTATTCCGTCCGGCTGGGCGCCTGCAGGACCGCCAGTTCGCTCCGCCCGTCCAGCCCCGCAAAGCACGTTCGCACCTGCCGGGCGTACGGGTCGTCCACAAATCGCTCCAGCTTCTTCAGATACTCCTCGATGGTCATATCAGCGCCGATGTTTCTTCCGACGCTCCGGACGCTTCCTGGCCGAACGCTGTTTGATTTTCCGCCCGCTGTTCAGCGCGCTGAACACGTCCAGTTTTCCGGTCAGCAGACTCTTAAACCCGCCCATCGCGCCGCCGGACAGCGATTTCATCAGGTCCCGACTGCGCTTGAACGTCTTAATCAGCGAGGCCACTTCCTGCACGTCGCGTCCGCAGCCGCGGGCAATCCGCCGCCGGCGGGAGGCGTCGATAATATCCGGGTCGCGCCGCTCTTCGGGGGTCATCGAATGGACAATCCCTTCCATCCGGTTGATTTCCCGCTCGTCCAGGTCCAGCTCGCCCAGCTGCGACATCCCCGGAATCAGCTTGAGCATCGAAGCGATGCCGCCCATTTTTTTGAGGGCCTGCATCTGCTTGAGAAAATCATCAAACCCGAACGTTCCTTTGGCCATCTTGGCCTGCATTTTCTGGGCTTCTTCGGCGTCAAACTGCTCCTGCGCCTTTTCGACGAGAGTCACAATATCGCCCATGCCCAGAATGCGCCCGGCCATTCGGTCCGGGTGGAACTCCTCGAGTTTGTCGAGTTTTTCCCCGACGCCGATGAACTTGATGGGCTTGCCGGTGACGGCCTTGACGCTCAGAGCGGCCCCGCCGCGGGCGTCGCCGTCCAGTTTGGTCAGAATCACACCGTCCAGCTCCAGCCGTTCATTGAAGGCCTTGGCGGAATTGACCGCGTCCTGACCGGTCATTGCATCGCACACCAGATAAATCTGGTGCGGATTGACGGCCTTGGCGACCTGCTCGATTTGGGCCATCATCTCTTCATCGATATGCAGCCGTCCGGCCGTATCGAGGATAACAACATCGCAGCCGTTCTGGCGGGCAAACTCAATGCCTTGGCGGGCCACCTTGACGGCGTCCTGGGTGTTGCGTTCGGTGTAAATGGGCACGCCGACCTGCTGCGCCAGCGTTTCCAGCTGGTCAATGGCGGCGGGCCGCTGAAGGTCGTCGGCCACCAGGCAGGGTTTCTTGCCTTTGGAGATGAGGTACTGGGCCAGTTTGGCGGCCGTGGTGGTTTTGCCGGAACCCTGAAGACCCGCCAGCAGGATAATCGTCGGTCCGGGCGAGACAAAATAGATGCGGGTGTCCACCGGCCCCATCAGTTTGACCAGTTCATCATGGACGATTTTAATCATCACCTGGCCGGGCCGAAGACTCTTAATCACCTCCGCGCCGATAGCGGCCTGCTGGACGTCTTTGCAGAACTGCTTGACGACGTGATAGTTGACATCCGCCTCCAGCAGGGCTTTGCGCACTTCCCGCATCGCATCAGAGACGTTGGCCTCCGTGATGCGCCCTCGCCCGGTGAGCGAATGAAAAATCGAATTAAATTTGCTGGTTAACGCGTCAAACAACTCTTCCGACTCCGCTTTTACGGTCTTACTCTGCGCAGGGACTTCCCGCGAAAACGAAGGATTGTAAGGAAAAGAGGGGCTTTTTGCAAGCGGAAAAGCCGTTCCCGAGCAAAAATCGGCCATTTGTGGCCTTACCCTGTCCATTTTTTTCAAATCTTTCAGCCAGATTCTTTCTCTTGCCATTTTGTTTGGGGTCTGGATAATAAGGAAACCGTTAGGAAAGGACAGG contains:
- the rplS gene encoding 50S ribosomal protein L19 codes for the protein MIEIAESKSRKKEIPYFEIGDTVDVHCRIEEGGKSRIQVFTGVVISRKGRGMNEMFTVRRIVNDEGVERTFPLHSPNVVDIKPVRSGKVRRAKLYYLRQRSGKGVRLSQRASKHTTPV
- the rpsP gene encoding 30S ribosomal protein S16, with amino-acid sequence MAVKIRMTRMGRRHRPFYRINAVEVRTPRDGRILEKLGHYDPIEKDPAKQVVLNLERVKFWIGQGAGTSDTVAEILKKQGITCPQYEEKLKRRQRALEIARKKGLPFTKAEKIAAGLLSEKKEGGE
- the ffh gene encoding signal recognition particle protein, with translation MFDALTSKFNSIFHSLTGRGRITEANVSDAMREVRKALLEADVNYHVVKQFCKDVQQAAIGAEVIKSLRPGQVMIKIVHDELVKLMGPVDTRIYFVSPGPTIILLAGLQGSGKTTTAAKLAQYLISKGKKPCLVADDLQRPAAIDQLETLAQQVGVPIYTERNTQDAVKVARQGIEFARQNGCDVVILDTAGRLHIDEEMMAQIEQVAKAVNPHQIYLVCDAMTGQDAVNSAKAFNERLELDGVILTKLDGDARGGAALSVKAVTGKPIKFIGVGEKLDKLEEFHPDRMAGRILGMGDIVTLVEKAQEQFDAEEAQKMQAKMAKGTFGFDDFLKQMQALKKMGGIASMLKLIPGMSQLGELDLDEREINRMEGIVHSMTPEERRDPDIIDASRRRRIARGCGRDVQEVASLIKTFKRSRDLMKSLSGGAMGGFKSLLTGKLDVFSALNSGRKIKQRSARKRPERRKKHRR
- a CDS encoding YraN family protein produces the protein MDLFGGRKRLLADPHKLGRWGQRQAERFLRKNGWRTVARNFAFGGGEIDLIAADRNGMVAFVEVKTRRSEDYAPAVSAVTFAKQQKLIRTAKCFLRQYDLSESPLRFDVITVILPPCGPVEIRHYPGAFRPCSR
- a CDS encoding carbon starvation protein A; the protein is MDALLLMLICGVGYVIAYHTYGRFLARKIFRLNPDAPVPSREFQDGVDYVPSRKEVIFGHHFTSIAGTGPIVGPAIGIIWGWLPAILWVTIGCIFMGAVHDFGTLVISLRNEGKSISEIAARYINPRVRLIFFLIVFLALLIIIAIFGVVIATVFKLYPECILAIWLQIPIAVLLGWAIYKKNAPLTFSTFLAVTAMYASVALGAWLEGFWKSRYGHGVFAFLDSWPIPSTGTWTIILLVYCWFASTLPVTTLLQPRDYINAWQLFLIMMLLGLSVPAAAFRFENFHLSAPAYHPRFADVPPLLPMMFVTIACGAISGFHSLVASGTSPKQIARETDARFIGYGSMLVEGMLAVLVIICIAAGLGIGSGGLTGRAAWEQFYTGWMEGRGLGNNLQPVVVGASNMLAALGIPAVLGAAIVGVFVSSFAGTTMDTAVRIQRYVIGELAADFKLPRLADRWTATTLAVLTAAAVAFINTSGGTISFGADAKGALRLWPLFGTVNQLMAALALLVVTMYLKQKGGWKFIVAALPCLIMLVLTGWAMVLNELSYIRQKNWLLCGLGGAVFLLACWMTLETVVLFWKKPATAGPKEPAPN
- a CDS encoding tetratricopeptide repeat protein, which produces MHPDRIIRVLAAAVLALLSFQAFSEALSSDFICIDDPFYVFANEHVTGGLSLRGILWAFTTVEMANWHPLTWVSYMADTSLFGTGPRGYHLTNLLLHTANALLCLWLFSLWTRRFWAAFLIALLWGIHPLRAESVIWISERKDVLSGFFGLLSLIAYTYYARSEKKKLLWAAWFLLLLGLLSKSMLVTWPFVFLLADYWPLKRLTDSRGLRRCVIWEKIPFFFLTIVFSGMAFYAQQAGGAVISAETFPLSFRVLNAAVSYVQYLKHLFWPTKLSFFYPIYHPQDIPWTVLSAFVFLSVCTACFLRFQKTRPSVWMGWLWYIGTLVPVIGLVQIGLQSMADRYTYLPSLGIGLMVVHGFGVPLWSAKRLRFALAGLSAAACVFLLVCSWTVSLSWKDSLSLFARAAKVTENNPIVWIYYGKELEDAGLYQEAAEQYERLLRLYPESADAYHGLGRIALQLQNYEKSEQLLLKAEQLSITENPFLLESLARLYLAVGNFPKAESLLNKAQCLCEPKKFPTLFIRLNLLEKQLQERKQELYRQNQ
- a CDS encoding PH domain-containing protein, yielding MERERKRKPCPFCGEQILADAVKCRWCREFLTEEDDSLPVSHHAGGFHRAGKNDSQGAPQPSQKPQRPTETFCLYPSVWGAASTLFGAGLAVLFGLFLMVYPFSSLIAELFDSRPYPPQILLAIRLLGGLLAAAAVLKTAVRILCLKSISYQISPDRIEWRRGLLSRKVDNLDMFRVVDIKMHRSLSDRLFGIGRITLITNDKTDPTFKFEKIRRPWRVYDYIKAASLAADRKQGVVHLE
- the trmD gene encoding tRNA (guanosine(37)-N1)-methyltransferase TrmD, with product MRIDVLTLFPEMFDSPLSHSILKRAQQQGIADIALWNIRDFTTDKYRKVDDKPYGGGPGMVMMCQPVFDAFRHVRQQHPQPGRVILLTPQGTLFTQDKAVELARENRLILIAGRYEGFDERIRIGLGAEQLSIGDYVLTGGELPAMVIIDAVVRLLEGALGDEGSAEDESFRDGLLEYPQYTRPEEFEGMKVPEILLSGDHGRIAQWRNQQRLERTRQFRPDLWQKYEARMNNSQHSG
- the der gene encoding ribosome biogenesis GTPase Der; the protein is MALPVAAIIGRPNVGKSSLLNSLAGRRISIVDPTAGVTRDRISTILCHKDRYFELVDTGGYGIVDSDALEEHIENQIFQAISSANLVIFLVDIRQGLTPLDEEIAVLLRKHNLPVILAANKADTPSLFSAAADFAPLGFGLPICVSAEQKINRTELLDRIVEALAHLPAETPKEAVMKLAIVGRRNVGKSTFLNAVVGQPRVITSEIPGTTRDAVDVRFEKDGKCFIIIDTAGVRKKSRMQNDIEFYGYTRVIKSIRRADVVLLVMDATEPVSEVDKKLAHLIQEEYKPCILVINKWDLAKDRAGSQDYADYLEKAMTGLRRAPIAFTTALEGKNVQSVLDLAMELFKQASLEVPTAKLNKAVRLIEEEKAGGHSRGIVPKIYYATQVATRPVTLLLFVNRINLFDPAYQRYLVHRFGELLGIEEVPIRLLLRPKESRKKEDE